A single region of the Novosphingobium sp. SL115 genome encodes:
- the dnaQ gene encoding DNA polymerase III subunit epsilon: MREIVFDTETTGLDPRSGDRLVEIGCIEMVNRVPTGSVFHRYFNPERDMPAEAEAVHGLSIAFLSDKPKFAADAQAFLDFIGDSPMVAHNAGFDFGFINNELELCGLEPVSRDRMVDTVAIARRKHPGAKLSLDALCSRYGIDRSHRTKHGALLDAELLAQLYVELQGGRQIGLELAAEASLGRQGTMTEQVVAVTSTVTRVFRSPRPHSASVEEQARHGEFMAGFSDPIWSR, encoded by the coding sequence ATGCGTGAGATCGTTTTCGATACCGAGACGACCGGGCTGGACCCCAGAAGCGGGGATCGGCTGGTAGAGATTGGCTGCATCGAAATGGTCAACCGGGTGCCCACGGGTTCGGTTTTCCATCGTTACTTCAACCCCGAACGCGATATGCCTGCCGAGGCTGAGGCCGTGCACGGCCTGTCCATCGCCTTCCTCTCCGATAAACCCAAATTTGCCGCCGATGCGCAGGCGTTTCTCGACTTCATCGGTGATTCGCCCATGGTCGCGCACAACGCCGGGTTTGACTTCGGATTCATCAATAATGAGCTGGAGCTGTGCGGGCTGGAGCCTGTCAGCCGGGACCGGATGGTCGATACGGTGGCAATTGCCCGCCGCAAACACCCCGGCGCCAAGCTCAGCCTCGATGCCTTGTGTTCGCGCTACGGGATCGACCGTAGCCACCGCACCAAGCACGGGGCGCTACTGGACGCGGAACTGCTCGCGCAGCTTTATGTTGAGCTGCAGGGCGGAAGACAGATCGGTCTGGAACTGGCGGCCGAGGCATCCCTCGGTCGGCAAGGTACCATGACCGAACAGGTCGTGGCCGTCACCTCGACGGTCACCCGCGTATTCCGTTCCCCCCGCCCGCATTCCGCGAGCGTGGAGGAGCAGGCCCGCCATGGCGAATTCATGGCGGGTTTCAGCGATCCGATCTGGTCGCGGTAG
- a CDS encoding phosphocholine cytidylyltransferase family protein, which produces MDALIIAAGYGSRLADLSPSKPLTPVAGVPLIEIGVRQAMQAGVTRVVVVTGHRADMLEAFLADLSVQVGIDIVPVRLSDWSTPNGHSVMAGATRCEGNYLLMMADHMFEADILARLLEEGSADRGVTLAIDRRVDNPLVDPDDATWVKMDDQGRITAIGKTITPYDAVDCGAFLATPELALAIRDAIAEGKPGSLSDGMQRLADAGRAGTMDIEDAWWMDVDDPRAHALAEELAPWHLAHTFGAFQATANEG; this is translated from the coding sequence ATGGACGCCCTGATTATTGCCGCCGGATATGGCAGTCGCCTTGCCGATCTTTCGCCTTCCAAGCCGCTGACGCCAGTGGCCGGCGTGCCGCTGATCGAAATCGGCGTGCGTCAGGCCATGCAGGCGGGGGTGACTCGCGTCGTGGTGGTCACTGGCCATCGCGCCGATATGCTCGAAGCCTTCCTTGCCGATCTTTCGGTGCAGGTGGGAATTGATATCGTGCCGGTGCGTCTGTCGGACTGGTCCACCCCCAACGGCCATTCAGTCATGGCCGGGGCGACGCGGTGCGAAGGCAATTATCTGCTGATGATGGCAGACCACATGTTTGAAGCGGACATTCTGGCCCGTCTGCTGGAAGAGGGCAGTGCCGACCGTGGCGTGACGCTGGCGATTGACCGCCGCGTCGACAATCCGCTGGTCGACCCTGACGATGCGACTTGGGTAAAGATGGATGACCAAGGCCGGATTACAGCCATCGGCAAGACCATCACGCCATACGATGCGGTCGATTGCGGCGCATTCCTTGCTACGCCAGAACTGGCGCTGGCTATTCGCGACGCCATTGCCGAAGGCAAGCCCGGCAGCCTTTCCGATGGGATGCAGCGTCTGGCCGATGCTGGCCGTGCAGGCACCATGGATATCGAAGATGCGTGGTGGATGGACGTGGACGATCCGCGCGCCCATGCCTTGGCTGAAGAACTGGCCCCATGGCACCTCGCCCACACCTTCGGCGCGTTTCAGGCCACGGCTAACGAAGGCTGA
- the purH gene encoding bifunctional phosphoribosylaminoimidazolecarboxamide formyltransferase/IMP cyclohydrolase: MTTVTIKRALLSVSDKSGLVDLGKALAACGVELLSTGGTAKALRDAGLTVKDVSEHTGFPEMMDGRVKTLHPTIHGGLLAVRDNPEHAAAMAEHAIGAIDLVVVNLYPFEATVAKGAERDEVIENIDIGGPSMVRSAAKNHDYVTILTDASDYSTFLGELEQTGGATTLAFRRKMAAKAYAATAAYDSAISQWFATVDQAEHFPPVLASAFTRVTTLRYGENPHQDAALYVPRNPATPGLPQATQIQGKELSYNNYNDANAALELVAEFTGAKPTVVIVKHANPCGVATADTLLDAWKDALECDSVSAFGGIVATNVPLDGPTANAICEIFTEVVVAPGADDAAKEAFARKKNLRLLLIDSLPDANRKGLITVPIAGGLLVQDRDNGKIDKADLKVVTKRAPTEQELADALFAWTVAKHVKSNAIVYAKDGVTAGIGAGQMNRRDSSRIAAAKAKEAAETHGFAQVRTTGSAVASDAFFPFADGLMAAVEAGATCVIQPGGSIRDEDVINAADEAGLAMVFTGMRHFRH; this comes from the coding sequence GTGACCACGGTTACCATCAAGCGGGCGCTGCTTTCAGTGTCCGACAAGTCGGGCCTTGTCGATTTGGGCAAGGCACTGGCCGCGTGCGGCGTAGAACTGCTGTCCACCGGCGGCACCGCCAAGGCGCTCCGCGATGCCGGGCTGACGGTAAAGGACGTGTCCGAACACACCGGATTCCCCGAAATGATGGATGGGCGCGTCAAGACGCTGCACCCCACCATCCACGGCGGGCTGCTGGCCGTGCGCGACAATCCCGAACATGCCGCCGCCATGGCTGAACATGCCATTGGCGCGATCGATCTGGTGGTTGTGAACCTTTATCCCTTCGAAGCGACCGTCGCCAAAGGCGCGGAACGCGATGAAGTGATCGAGAACATCGACATCGGCGGCCCTTCGATGGTGCGTTCGGCGGCCAAGAATCACGATTACGTGACCATTCTGACCGACGCTTCCGATTACTCCACGTTCCTTGGCGAACTGGAACAGACCGGTGGCGCAACCACGCTGGCGTTCCGCCGCAAGATGGCGGCCAAGGCCTATGCGGCCACCGCCGCGTATGATTCGGCCATTTCTCAGTGGTTCGCCACGGTGGATCAGGCCGAACACTTCCCGCCGGTGCTGGCCAGCGCGTTTACCCGCGTGACCACGCTGCGTTATGGCGAAAATCCGCATCAGGATGCCGCGCTGTATGTGCCGCGCAATCCCGCCACACCGGGTCTGCCGCAGGCAACGCAGATTCAGGGCAAGGAACTGTCCTACAACAATTACAACGATGCCAATGCCGCGCTGGAACTGGTGGCCGAATTCACCGGAGCCAAGCCGACGGTGGTGATCGTCAAGCACGCAAATCCGTGTGGCGTTGCCACGGCGGACACGCTGCTGGATGCATGGAAGGACGCGCTGGAATGTGATTCGGTTTCAGCATTCGGCGGCATTGTTGCCACCAACGTCCCGCTGGATGGTCCCACCGCCAACGCGATCTGCGAAATCTTCACCGAAGTTGTTGTCGCGCCGGGTGCTGATGATGCCGCAAAAGAAGCCTTTGCACGCAAGAAGAACCTGCGCCTGCTGCTGATCGACAGCCTGCCCGATGCCAATCGCAAGGGCCTGATCACCGTGCCCATCGCAGGCGGCCTGCTTGTACAGGACCGCGACAATGGCAAGATCGACAAGGCCGATCTGAAGGTTGTAACCAAGCGCGCGCCTACTGAACAAGAACTGGCCGATGCCCTGTTTGCCTGGACCGTGGCCAAGCATGTGAAGTCGAACGCTATCGTTTATGCCAAGGACGGCGTGACTGCAGGTATCGGCGCAGGCCAGATGAACCGTCGCGATTCGTCGCGCATTGCCGCCGCCAAAGCCAAGGAAGCGGCTGAAACGCATGGCTTCGCACAAGTGCGGACGACGGGTTCGGCTGTGGCGTCTGACGCCTTTTTCCCGTTTGCGGATGGCCTGATGGCGGCTGTAGAAGCAGGCGCGACCTGCGTGATCCAGCCGGGCGGATCAATCCGCGATGAAGACGTCATCAATGCTGCAGACGAAGCGGGCCTTGCCATGGTCTTTACCGGAATGCGGCACTTCCGCCATTGA
- a CDS encoding DUF2141 domain-containing protein yields MTMPRRMRATAIATVAAAVALFGGSTSAIASAPNCAGPVSDTWINVTIDGARNGNGLMAVTLYADEPRKFLVKKGSMYVGRVDATANETKMCLFVPKPGVYALAVYHDEDSSRNLKRSGVLGLPEEGFGFSNNPPTIASIPSFRSVRINIAKSGLSTRIHLKYP; encoded by the coding sequence ATGACCATGCCGAGACGTATGCGCGCCACGGCCATTGCTACTGTCGCTGCTGCTGTTGCTCTTTTTGGGGGCAGCACGTCGGCCATCGCCAGTGCGCCGAATTGTGCGGGGCCGGTCAGCGATACCTGGATCAATGTCACCATCGACGGTGCGCGTAACGGCAACGGGTTGATGGCGGTAACGCTGTATGCGGACGAACCGCGCAAGTTCCTTGTCAAAAAGGGGTCGATGTATGTCGGCCGCGTGGACGCAACCGCCAATGAAACGAAGATGTGTCTCTTCGTGCCCAAGCCCGGCGTCTATGCGCTGGCGGTGTACCATGACGAAGATTCGAGCCGGAATCTGAAGCGCAGCGGCGTGTTGGGCTTGCCGGAAGAAGGTTTTGGCTTTTCGAACAATCCGCCGACGATTGCGAGCATTCCCTCGTTCCGGTCGGTGCGGATCAACATTGCCAAGTCGGGTCTTTCAACCCGGATTCACTTGAAATATCCGTGA
- a CDS encoding DUF1491 family protein: METRIPAHLEVAGLLRTTQADGGFAMVLHKGERDGGTILVVILENQGLGVLYERMPQLDGSRKWTRVKDQVSENKSDFDDYLDRRTRQDSDVWIVELTVADRERFVQQTLKPA; the protein is encoded by the coding sequence ATGGAAACCCGTATTCCTGCTCATCTTGAAGTTGCTGGTTTGCTCCGCACAACACAAGCCGATGGCGGCTTTGCCATGGTGCTCCACAAGGGGGAGCGGGATGGCGGAACTATACTTGTCGTTATCCTTGAAAATCAGGGTCTTGGCGTTCTGTATGAACGGATGCCACAGCTTGATGGCAGCCGTAAATGGACCCGCGTAAAGGATCAAGTATCTGAGAATAAATCAGATTTTGATGACTATCTGGACCGTCGCACACGGCAGGACAGCGATGTGTGGATAGTTGAACTGACTGTCGCGGATCGGGAACGGTTCGTCCAGCAAACCCTGAAGCCGGCCTGA
- a CDS encoding heparinase II/III family protein has product MGVDGFAMVEGRPAGDARPPNPALPLNTTQEEPLADLNDSPLHVDETHARAPIANPDMIEPGVVEPGRALALADFAPPAIGAGDRLVRFAYRLGLSHPFRKRSKTRLTATVMNPLPGDAAAGKALRSGHFLIHGFRSAIADTAFSGPRLPPPFERLVHGFRWLRDLESGGTRAQCAQVAERILATWLTANPKPDGTPAWDVGNVGHRLLNWITHAPLLLSGQDRAFRSKVLHTLEDTARWLDRHVGKAEDRLAEVAGWAAITATGLILSDGKARRLYGEAGLVRALGELVGDDGGVLSRSPLCQIEAIELLLSLRACYEAVRAEPLPQIQTMLNLLLPPLLALLHGDGGLGNWQGSGAISAQRIDELVKASGVRTRPLRDARQWGYQRATAGRSVLQFDAGPPPAARQARDGCASTLAFEFSHGADRLIVNCGGAAFAGGMIPLRLEQGLRATAAHSTLTIDDFNSTAVLINGRLGSGVSEVEVDRRTLSPDGNGPGAAGSGATRIEASHNGYVSRYGLTHRRILILRDDGTELRGEDLLVPAGRKGKRGMIGVALRFHLGPHIELAVSTDGKGVTLALPDGSLWQFRSGRDAVTVEESLWADGQGRPLGTRQLVIAAKVPRSGESFSWLLKKMR; this is encoded by the coding sequence ATGGGTGTGGACGGCTTCGCAATGGTCGAAGGCCGTCCGGCAGGGGACGCGAGGCCGCCAAACCCCGCGCTGCCGCTGAACACAACGCAGGAGGAACCGCTGGCCGATCTGAACGACAGCCCTCTTCATGTTGATGAAACACATGCGCGCGCGCCAATAGCCAACCCCGACATGATCGAGCCGGGCGTGGTCGAGCCGGGGCGGGCCTTGGCGCTGGCCGATTTTGCACCGCCTGCGATTGGTGCAGGCGACCGGCTGGTGCGTTTTGCCTATCGGCTGGGCCTTTCCCACCCCTTCCGCAAGCGCAGCAAGACGCGGTTGACGGCCACCGTGATGAACCCGCTTCCGGGCGATGCGGCGGCTGGTAAAGCATTGCGTTCAGGACATTTTTTGATTCACGGGTTTCGTTCGGCCATTGCCGATACGGCCTTTTCCGGCCCACGCCTGCCGCCCCCGTTCGAACGCTTGGTCCATGGCTTTCGCTGGCTGCGCGATCTGGAATCGGGCGGCACCCGCGCCCAATGCGCACAAGTGGCCGAACGCATTCTGGCGACATGGCTGACCGCCAATCCCAAGCCTGATGGCACGCCCGCGTGGGATGTGGGGAATGTCGGGCATCGCCTGTTGAACTGGATCACCCACGCGCCGCTGCTGCTATCGGGACAGGACCGCGCGTTTCGCAGCAAGGTGCTGCACACGCTGGAAGATACGGCCCGCTGGCTGGACCGGCATGTCGGCAAGGCAGAGGACCGTCTGGCGGAAGTGGCAGGCTGGGCCGCCATTACCGCCACCGGCCTGATCCTGTCCGATGGCAAGGCCCGGCGTCTTTATGGTGAAGCCGGACTGGTGCGGGCATTGGGCGAACTGGTCGGCGACGATGGCGGGGTGCTGTCGCGCAGCCCGCTATGCCAGATCGAGGCGATTGAGCTGCTGCTGTCATTGCGCGCCTGTTACGAGGCTGTGCGCGCCGAACCGCTGCCGCAGATCCAGACCATGCTGAACCTGCTGCTGCCACCGCTGCTGGCGCTGCTGCATGGCGATGGCGGGCTGGGCAACTGGCAGGGCTCGGGGGCGATTTCTGCCCAACGCATCGACGAGCTGGTCAAGGCCAGCGGCGTGCGCACGCGGCCTTTGCGCGATGCCCGGCAATGGGGTTATCAACGCGCCACAGCAGGCCGTTCGGTATTACAGTTCGACGCAGGGCCGCCGCCAGCGGCCCGGCAAGCGCGCGATGGCTGTGCATCGACGCTGGCCTTCGAATTCAGCCATGGTGCAGATCGGCTGATCGTCAATTGTGGCGGCGCGGCTTTTGCCGGCGGAATGATTCCGCTGCGGCTTGAACAGGGCCTGCGCGCCACTGCCGCCCATTCCACATTGACCATCGACGATTTTAATTCCACCGCAGTGCTTATCAACGGGCGTCTTGGTTCAGGCGTATCCGAAGTGGAAGTCGACCGCCGCACGCTGTCGCCCGATGGCAATGGTCCAGGTGCAGCCGGATCGGGCGCAACCCGCATCGAGGCGAGCCACAACGGCTATGTCAGCCGTTACGGCCTGACCCACCGCCGTATCCTGATTCTGCGCGACGACGGGACGGAGCTGCGCGGCGAAGACCTGCTTGTGCCCGCAGGGCGAAAAGGCAAGCGCGGGATGATCGGCGTTGCCTTGCGATTCCATCTCGGTCCGCATATCGAGCTGGCCGTCAGCACGGACGGGAAAGGCGTGACGCTTGCCCTGCCTGATGGCAGCCTGTGGCAGTTCCGTTCGGGCCGCGATGCGGTGACGGTGGAAGAAAGCCTATGGGCAGATGGGCAGGGAAGGCCGCTGGGCACACGCCAGTTGGTCATCGCCGCCAAGGTTCCCCGCAGCGGAGAAAGCTTCTCCTGGCTGCTCAAGAAGATGAGATAG
- a CDS encoding inositol-3-phosphate synthase, which produces MKPIKVAVIGVGNCASSLVQGVAYYRNNNSSQGLIHDRIGGYGAGDVDFVLGVDVDARKVGKDIAEAIFAAPNNTAVFQPNVPQTGAKVIMGRVSDGVAPHMTTVGDKGFIVSDAAEATQADIVKALKDSGAEVLLNFLPVGSQQATEFYMECALEAGVAVVNCMPVFIASTPEWEAKFREKRIPIVGDDIKAQVGATIVHRVLSSLFAARGVNVERTYQLNTGGNTDFMNMLDRQRLGSKKESKTEAVQAMLAQRLDDENIHVGPSDYVPWQKDNKLCFLRLEGQQWGNVPMNLELRLSVEDSPNSAACVMDAIRCCKVALDRGEGGALIGPSAYFCKHPPQQFNDDVAAQMVEEYASVEKLAAE; this is translated from the coding sequence ATGAAGCCAATCAAGGTCGCCGTGATCGGCGTGGGCAACTGCGCTAGCTCGCTGGTGCAGGGGGTTGCCTACTATCGCAACAACAACTCGTCGCAAGGCCTGATCCATGACCGGATCGGTGGCTATGGTGCGGGTGACGTGGATTTCGTGCTCGGCGTTGACGTCGATGCGCGCAAGGTCGGCAAAGACATCGCAGAAGCGATCTTCGCCGCGCCGAACAACACCGCCGTGTTCCAGCCCAACGTGCCGCAGACCGGTGCCAAGGTTATCATGGGTCGCGTGTCGGACGGCGTTGCACCGCACATGACCACGGTTGGCGACAAGGGCTTCATCGTTTCCGATGCTGCCGAAGCCACCCAGGCCGACATCGTCAAGGCTCTCAAGGACTCTGGCGCGGAAGTTCTCCTCAACTTCCTCCCCGTAGGTTCGCAGCAGGCCACTGAATTCTACATGGAATGTGCGCTTGAAGCCGGCGTTGCCGTCGTCAACTGCATGCCCGTGTTCATCGCTTCGACCCCGGAATGGGAAGCGAAGTTCCGCGAAAAGCGCATCCCGATCGTGGGTGACGACATCAAGGCACAGGTTGGCGCCACCATCGTCCACCGCGTCCTGTCGAGCCTGTTCGCGGCTCGCGGCGTCAATGTTGAGCGCACCTACCAGCTCAACACCGGCGGCAACACCGATTTCATGAACATGCTCGACCGTCAGCGTCTGGGCAGCAAGAAGGAATCGAAGACCGAAGCCGTGCAGGCAATGCTTGCCCAGCGCCTGGATGATGAAAACATCCACGTCGGTCCTTCGGACTATGTTCCTTGGCAGAAGGACAACAAGCTGTGCTTCCTCCGTCTGGAAGGCCAGCAGTGGGGCAACGTGCCCATGAACCTCGAACTTCGCCTTTCGGTTGAAGACAGCCCCAACTCGGCGGCTTGCGTCATGGACGCGATCCGTTGCTGCAAGGTTGCGCTTGACCGTGGTGAGGGCGGTGCGCTGATCGGCCCATCGGCCTACTTCTGCAAGCACCCGCCGCAGCAGTTCAACGACGACGTCGCAGCTCAGATGGTCGAGGAATATGCCTCGGTCGAAAAGCTGGCCGCTGAATAA
- a CDS encoding PaaI family thioesterase, with the protein MPPEAENSSASLHWRALEGLYGSAPVNHLFESRLEVVSEGLARIHFDVTPSCFHAAGAAHGTIYFKMLDDAAFYAANTLVTDRFLLTTSFNLFFSRPIHQGRIIAEGRWVSGRRRVLVAESRLIDEAGEEVGRGTGTFQRSRIALSSLDGYNAGLRAALDPSGD; encoded by the coding sequence ATGCCGCCTGAAGCGGAAAACAGCAGCGCAAGCTTGCATTGGCGCGCGCTCGAAGGGCTGTATGGCTCTGCTCCAGTCAATCACCTGTTCGAATCCCGGCTTGAAGTCGTTTCCGAAGGTCTTGCGCGCATCCATTTCGATGTGACGCCGTCATGCTTTCACGCGGCCGGCGCTGCGCATGGCACCATCTATTTCAAGATGCTCGATGATGCCGCATTCTACGCCGCCAATACCCTCGTGACAGACCGTTTCCTGCTCACCACCTCGTTCAATCTGTTCTTCAGCCGCCCGATCCACCAAGGCCGGATCATTGCCGAAGGGCGCTGGGTTTCGGGCCGTCGCCGGGTTTTGGTGGCTGAATCCCGCCTGATCGATGAAGCGGGCGAAGAAGTTGGGCGTGGCACCGGCACGTTTCAGCGTTCGCGCATCGCGCTGTCCAGTCTGGATGGATATAATGCAGGCTTGCGCGCCGCGCTCGATCCATCAGGGGATTGA
- a CDS encoding PTS sugar transporter subunit IIA codes for MSALFTLNPLAVRVIRADTKQQILADLSRCFADVYALAPDVVIDGIEEREKLGSTGFGRGVAIPHARIDGLEKPVAAFFRLENPVEFAAADGMPVDCVFGLLSPANAGAKHLQALAGISRLMRDERMHERLVSAPNAEAIYGLLVNVLDRDAA; via the coding sequence ATGTCGGCTCTCTTTACCCTTAATCCCCTGGCAGTGCGCGTGATCCGCGCGGATACGAAGCAGCAGATCCTTGCCGATCTGTCGCGTTGCTTCGCTGACGTTTATGCGCTTGCGCCTGATGTGGTGATTGATGGCATTGAAGAGCGGGAGAAGCTGGGCAGCACCGGCTTCGGGCGCGGCGTCGCCATTCCCCATGCGCGTATCGACGGGCTGGAAAAGCCAGTGGCCGCGTTCTTCCGTCTGGAAAACCCCGTAGAATTCGCGGCGGCTGATGGCATGCCGGTGGATTGTGTGTTTGGCCTGCTGTCGCCCGCCAATGCCGGCGCCAAGCATCTTCAGGCGCTGGCTGGCATTTCGCGGCTGATGCGCGATGAACGCATGCATGAGCGGCTTGTCTCGGCCCCCAATGCTGAAGCCATCTATGGTCTTTTGGTCAACGTGCTGGATCGCGATGCCGCCTGA
- a CDS encoding cell wall hydrolase: protein MIQAVATATPDDADADNASSLAELVEQTEIPAALSDEMECLAGAIFFEAKSESLAGQLAVGRVVIARAASGRFPSSYCGVVYQPSQFSFVRGHSMPAINRASEAWQRAVRIAVIADEGLWKSPVEGAMFFHAAHVSPRWGKTRMAKVDSHIFYR from the coding sequence ATGATCCAGGCCGTTGCCACTGCAACGCCGGACGATGCTGACGCCGATAACGCTTCCTCGCTTGCCGAGCTGGTTGAGCAGACCGAAATTCCCGCTGCACTCTCCGATGAAATGGAATGCCTCGCCGGCGCCATCTTCTTTGAAGCGAAAAGCGAATCGCTGGCAGGCCAGCTCGCTGTTGGCCGCGTGGTCATCGCGCGGGCTGCTTCAGGCCGCTTCCCGTCATCGTACTGCGGGGTTGTGTATCAGCCTTCACAATTCTCGTTTGTGCGCGGCCATTCCATGCCTGCGATCAACCGTGCCAGTGAGGCATGGCAGCGTGCCGTGCGCATTGCGGTGATCGCAGACGAAGGTTTGTGGAAAAGCCCTGTCGAAGGCGCAATGTTCTTCCACGCCGCGCATGTTTCGCCGCGCTGGGGTAAAACCCGCATGGCGAAGGTCGACAGCCACATCTTCTATCGCTGA
- the coaE gene encoding dephospho-CoA kinase (Dephospho-CoA kinase (CoaE) performs the final step in coenzyme A biosynthesis.) — MSRPFILGLTGSIGMGKSTVATMLRELGVPVFDADAAVHHLQGPGGALLPAIEAAFPGTAGPNGVKRQELGEQVFGDAAALKRLEAIVHPAVARMRESFMIEHMGEALVVFDIPLLFEKGHGADLDAVAVVSASAEVQRARVLARPGMTPEKFAHILSLQVPDAEKRARADHVIDTGLPLAQTRAQVVALVAAIREKNPLR; from the coding sequence ATGAGCCGCCCCTTCATTCTGGGCCTGACCGGATCAATCGGCATGGGCAAATCCACCGTGGCCACCATGCTACGCGAACTGGGCGTGCCGGTGTTCGATGCCGATGCCGCCGTGCATCACCTGCAAGGGCCGGGCGGCGCGCTGCTGCCTGCAATTGAAGCCGCATTTCCCGGCACCGCCGGGCCGAACGGGGTAAAGCGGCAGGAACTGGGCGAGCAGGTCTTCGGCGACGCCGCCGCGCTCAAACGGCTGGAAGCCATCGTCCATCCCGCCGTGGCACGGATGCGCGAATCGTTCATGATCGAACACATGGGCGAAGCGCTGGTGGTGTTCGACATTCCGCTACTGTTCGAAAAGGGCCACGGCGCGGATCTGGATGCAGTGGCCGTGGTATCGGCTTCGGCAGAGGTGCAGCGGGCTCGGGTGCTAGCCCGTCCCGGCATGACGCCCGAAAAGTTTGCGCATATCCTGTCGTTACAAGTGCCTGACGCTGAAAAGCGGGCGCGGGCGGATCATGTGATCGATACTGGTCTTCCTTTGGCGCAAACCCGCGCGCAGGTCGTGGCGCTGGTCGCGGCTATCCGGGAAAAAAACCCGCTGCGGTAA
- the hpf gene encoding ribosome hibernation-promoting factor, HPF/YfiA family codes for MDIRVSGHQVDTGAALQSHAEERLAAIVDKYFSRALSSQVTLGKAPHGGFRCDIVTHVAHGLILKGSAVAQEAHNALDQSADKIEKQLRRYKRRLKDRHEGADHARKADDANFAVQEAAYTVFAHDDGGDAEPVDAPLVIAETRVDVPTATVSDAVMMLDLRNTNALMFKNAGTGLHNMVYRRGDGSIGWVEPK; via the coding sequence ATGGATATTCGCGTTTCGGGACACCAGGTCGATACCGGCGCTGCATTGCAGTCTCACGCCGAGGAGCGCCTTGCCGCTATCGTCGACAAATACTTCTCCCGGGCGCTTTCCTCGCAAGTGACGCTGGGGAAAGCCCCACATGGCGGATTCCGCTGCGATATCGTCACGCATGTTGCCCACGGGCTGATCCTGAAGGGCAGCGCCGTGGCGCAGGAGGCGCATAACGCGCTCGACCAGTCGGCCGACAAGATCGAAAAGCAGTTGCGCCGCTACAAGCGCCGCCTCAAGGATCGCCATGAAGGCGCCGATCACGCTCGCAAGGCCGATGACGCCAATTTCGCGGTGCAGGAAGCAGCCTACACCGTTTTCGCCCATGACGATGGCGGCGATGCCGAACCTGTCGATGCGCCGCTGGTCATCGCTGAAACCCGCGTCGATGTGCCCACCGCCACCGTGTCCGACGCGGTGATGATGCTCGACTTGCGCAATACCAACGCATTGATGTTCAAGAACGCGGGCACTGGCCTGCACAACATGGTCTATCGCCGTGGTGATGGTTCGATCGGTTGGGTCGAACCCAAATAA
- the rpe gene encoding ribulose-phosphate 3-epimerase produces the protein MTPLISPSILSADFSRLGEEVRAIDAAGADWIHVDVMDGHFVPNITIGPMVVKALRPHTTKPFDVHLMISPVDSYLEAFAAAGADIITVHPEAGPHIHRTVQAIKGLGKKAGVSLNPGTPAKMLDYLIDDIDLVLVMSVNPGFGGQSFISSQLRKIEAVRKMIDKTGRDIHLEVDGGVDLSTVRSCVDAGADVLVAGTATFRGGPSKYAANIAGLKGLA, from the coding sequence ATGACTCCGCTGATCTCCCCTTCGATTCTCTCCGCAGACTTTTCGCGCCTTGGCGAAGAAGTGCGCGCGATTGATGCCGCTGGCGCCGACTGGATTCACGTCGATGTGATGGACGGCCATTTCGTCCCCAACATCACCATTGGACCGATGGTGGTAAAGGCGCTGCGCCCGCACACGACCAAGCCGTTTGACGTGCATTTGATGATCTCGCCGGTGGACAGCTATCTTGAAGCCTTTGCCGCAGCGGGCGCGGATATCATCACCGTCCATCCAGAAGCAGGTCCGCACATCCACCGCACCGTTCAGGCGATCAAAGGCTTGGGCAAAAAGGCGGGCGTCTCTCTCAATCCGGGAACGCCAGCCAAGATGCTCGATTACCTCATCGATGACATTGATCTGGTTCTGGTGATGAGCGTGAATCCCGGCTTTGGCGGGCAAAGCTTCATTTCCAGCCAGCTTCGCAAGATCGAGGCCGTGCGCAAGATGATCGACAAGACGGGCCGCGATATTCACCTTGAAGTCGATGGCGGGGTAGACCTTTCCACCGTGCGGTCCTGCGTTGATGCCGGGGCTGACGTGCTGGTGGCGGGCACGGCCACTTTCCGCGGCGGGCCAAGCAAGTATGCCGCCAATATTGCCGGACTGAAGGGTCTGGCCTGA